A genomic segment from Pirellulales bacterium encodes:
- a CDS encoding SMP-30/gluconolactonase/LRE family protein, producing the protein MSEIKTEPPAGSAPQEVKPGPARRVLRGIVIGLGLIVAYLLFWPSPIDPVAFAPPPIPPLTGPLAPNDRLQDAELLAVGKVDGPEDVEVDAQGRIFTGTADGRLVRVDPDGTVSTLATTGGRPVGIAFAPDGKLIVADAMKGLLSVDPAGEVALLADGAGNEPLGFADDVTVARDGTIYFSDASMKFGPQEYLLDMLEARPHGRLVRYDPATHKTEVLLPDMCFANGVALSQNEDFLLVNETYRFRILRYWLTGKRAGEWDVFVDNLPGYPDNITQSGRGTFWLALFTIRNEQADWLSPRPFIKGMMAKLPAFLWPKPQPYAFVVQIDEEGKILNSLQDPTGRHLREVTSAFERDGYLYLGSLHNDRIGKHKLP; encoded by the coding sequence ATGAGTGAAATCAAGACCGAGCCCCCAGCCGGATCGGCGCCTCAGGAAGTGAAACCAGGCCCCGCGCGACGCGTGCTGCGTGGGATCGTCATTGGATTGGGGCTGATCGTCGCGTATCTATTGTTCTGGCCGTCGCCGATTGATCCCGTGGCCTTCGCGCCGCCGCCGATTCCTCCTTTGACGGGACCGCTCGCACCGAACGATCGACTCCAGGATGCCGAACTGTTGGCCGTCGGCAAAGTCGACGGTCCGGAGGACGTCGAAGTCGACGCCCAGGGGCGAATCTTTACCGGCACCGCCGATGGCCGCCTGGTACGTGTCGATCCCGATGGCACCGTGTCCACACTGGCGACCACCGGCGGTCGACCGGTAGGCATCGCGTTTGCGCCCGACGGCAAGTTGATCGTGGCCGACGCCATGAAGGGATTGTTGTCCGTCGATCCGGCCGGCGAAGTCGCGCTGCTGGCCGATGGCGCCGGCAACGAACCTTTGGGCTTTGCCGATGATGTCACCGTAGCGCGCGACGGCACGATTTATTTTTCGGACGCCAGTATGAAATTCGGGCCGCAGGAATATCTGCTCGACATGCTCGAAGCCCGGCCGCACGGGCGCCTGGTGCGTTACGATCCGGCGACGCACAAAACCGAGGTCTTGCTGCCGGACATGTGCTTTGCGAATGGCGTGGCCCTGTCGCAAAACGAAGATTTCTTGCTGGTCAACGAGACGTACCGCTTTCGGATTCTGCGCTATTGGCTAACGGGCAAGCGAGCCGGCGAATGGGACGTGTTCGTCGACAACCTGCCGGGCTACCCCGACAACATCACTCAAAGCGGTCGGGGCACATTCTGGCTGGCACTGTTCACGATCCGCAACGAGCAGGCCGACTGGCTTTCACCACGCCCGTTCATCAAGGGGATGATGGCGAAACTGCCCGCCTTTTTGTGGCCCAAGCCGCAGCCCTATGCCTTCGTCGTGCAGATTGACGAAGAGGGGAAAATCCTCAACAGCTTGCAGGATCCGACCGGTCGGCATTTGCGCGAGGTGACCTCGGCCTTCGAGCGCGACGGTTATCTGTACCTCGGCAGCTTGCACAATGACCGCATCGGCAAACATAAGCTGCCTTAG
- a CDS encoding redoxin domain-containing protein, with amino-acid sequence MRRINGVIVFVALGACCASLTDPAQAATPDLANSIDRKIDNFTLPDYRGRPYALDDFADKSVVVVAFLGNECPLCKQYAPRLEQLSKDFAERGVCFLGINANQQDAPSEIAAYVRCCQVTFPVLKDAGNVVADQFAAVRVPEVFVLDKDRHIRYRGRIDDQFGLSTGSGYARPKTRSRDLAVAIEEVLAGKKVTHSVTEASGCLIGRTAKIEPHGDITFNNQISRLLQKHCVDCHRSGEVAPFALLEYSEVVGWAPMMREVIDQGRMPPWFANPEFGHFANDSRMSAQEKELFSKWVDNGCPEGDPKDLPPPPQYTTGWQMGEPEHIIYMRDTPYTVPAEGVVEYQYFTVDPHFTEDKWIQAAEARPGNRSVVHHMIAFVLAPPRREKAGNDFRRGGGLVGYAPGERARIYPVGTAAFVPAGSKFVFQLHYTPNGREQQDRSYIGLKFAEPGTVKRRARGGAAVNRRFTIQPGVENQPVAAHYTFDKEVLLATLFPHMHLRGKSFRFVARYPNGSTETLLDVPQFDFNWQLRYEFSEPKLMPRGTVLECTAHFDNSEHNLANPNSKVAVRWGDQAFDEMMIGFFSTLPVNDDVSTDDK; translated from the coding sequence ATGCGCAGAATCAATGGAGTGATTGTATTCGTCGCGTTAGGAGCATGTTGCGCATCTTTAACCGATCCCGCCCAAGCCGCTACCCCGGACTTGGCAAACTCGATCGACCGAAAGATCGATAACTTCACGCTTCCCGATTACCGCGGTCGGCCGTACGCCCTGGACGACTTCGCGGATAAAAGCGTTGTGGTCGTGGCGTTTCTAGGCAATGAATGCCCCCTGTGCAAACAATACGCCCCGCGCTTGGAGCAACTTTCCAAGGACTTTGCCGAGCGTGGCGTCTGCTTCCTGGGCATCAATGCCAATCAACAAGACGCGCCCAGCGAGATCGCCGCTTATGTGCGTTGCTGCCAGGTCACGTTTCCGGTCTTGAAAGACGCGGGCAACGTCGTGGCGGACCAGTTCGCCGCCGTGCGCGTCCCCGAGGTTTTCGTCCTCGATAAGGACCGCCATATTCGCTACCGCGGCCGGATCGACGACCAGTTTGGCTTGAGCACGGGGTCAGGCTATGCCCGTCCCAAAACTCGCAGCCGTGATTTGGCCGTTGCCATCGAGGAAGTCCTGGCGGGAAAAAAGGTTACCCACAGCGTGACCGAGGCATCCGGCTGCCTAATCGGACGCACCGCGAAGATCGAGCCTCACGGCGACATCACGTTCAACAATCAGATTTCACGGCTGTTGCAAAAACATTGTGTTGATTGCCACCGCTCTGGCGAGGTTGCGCCGTTCGCTCTGCTGGAATACAGCGAGGTCGTCGGCTGGGCCCCCATGATGCGCGAGGTGATCGACCAAGGGCGCATGCCCCCTTGGTTTGCGAATCCCGAGTTTGGCCACTTCGCCAATGACTCACGGATGTCGGCCCAGGAAAAGGAATTGTTCAGCAAGTGGGTCGACAATGGCTGCCCCGAGGGGGACCCAAAAGACCTGCCCCCGCCCCCGCAATACACGACCGGTTGGCAAATGGGCGAGCCGGAACACATCATCTATATGCGCGACACGCCGTATACCGTTCCGGCCGAGGGGGTCGTTGAATACCAGTACTTCACCGTCGACCCGCACTTCACCGAGGACAAGTGGATTCAGGCGGCCGAAGCGCGGCCGGGCAACCGCAGCGTTGTCCACCACATGATTGCTTTCGTGCTCGCGCCTCCGCGGCGCGAGAAGGCGGGAAACGACTTTCGCCGCGGCGGTGGGCTAGTCGGCTACGCCCCTGGCGAGCGCGCCCGCATTTATCCGGTTGGCACCGCGGCCTTCGTGCCGGCCGGCTCGAAGTTCGTCTTTCAACTGCACTACACGCCTAACGGGCGCGAGCAACAGGATCGCAGCTACATCGGGCTGAAGTTTGCCGAGCCGGGCACAGTCAAACGTCGCGCCCGCGGCGGGGCGGCGGTGAATCGACGCTTCACGATCCAGCCCGGCGTCGAGAATCAGCCAGTGGCCGCGCACTACACCTTCGATAAAGAGGTGCTACTGGCCACGCTGTTTCCGCACATGCATCTGCGCGGAAAGTCGTTTCGCTTCGTCGCCCGTTATCCGAATGGTTCGACCGAGACATTGCTCGACGTACCGCAATTCGATTTCAATTGGCAGTTGCGCTACGAGTTCAGCGAGCCAAAGCTGATGCCGCGAGGCACTGTGCTGGAATGCACGGCGCATTTCGACAATTCAGAACACAACCTGGCGAACCCCAACTCCAAGGTCGCTGTCCGCTGGGGTGACCAGGCGTTCGACGAAATGATGATCGGTTTCTTCTCGACACTGCCAGTCAATGACGACGTGTCGACCGACGACAAATGA
- a CDS encoding methyltransferase domain-containing protein — MNRHAADGMREFNRRVDFGRTSTDYARYRAGFPSEFFDRLQRFGTGLAGQRVLDLGTGTGTIARGLAARGCQTIGLDPAARQLQEAQRLADEADLQASFLAARSESLPLAPASLDVVTAGQCWHWFDRPRVAQEVRRVLVPGGELVIAHFDWLPLAGNVVEATEKLIDRYNPAWHFGGTTGFYPQWMPELSAAGFSDLETFSFDHDVPYSHESWRGRTRANAGVGASLSSEDVARFDEELAALLRERFPHEPLMTPHRVFTIIARSHGLDRVETIHDVG, encoded by the coding sequence ATGAATCGCCATGCTGCGGACGGCATGCGGGAATTCAACCGTCGTGTCGACTTCGGCCGCACTTCGACCGATTACGCTCGCTACCGCGCCGGATTTCCTTCCGAGTTCTTCGATCGTTTGCAACGCTTCGGCACCGGCTTGGCCGGGCAACGTGTGCTCGATCTCGGCACAGGCACCGGTACCATCGCGCGGGGACTGGCCGCGCGCGGCTGCCAGACCATCGGACTCGATCCAGCCGCGCGGCAACTGCAGGAAGCGCAGCGCCTGGCGGACGAGGCCGATTTGCAAGCGAGTTTTCTCGCCGCCCGGTCCGAATCTTTGCCACTCGCCCCTGCATCGCTGGATGTTGTCACCGCCGGGCAGTGCTGGCATTGGTTCGATCGTCCTCGGGTCGCTCAGGAGGTGCGTCGAGTTCTGGTGCCCGGCGGAGAACTGGTGATCGCGCATTTCGATTGGTTGCCACTGGCGGGCAATGTGGTCGAAGCGACCGAGAAGTTGATCGATCGCTACAATCCGGCCTGGCATTTCGGCGGCACCACCGGCTTCTACCCGCAATGGATGCCCGAGTTGTCCGCGGCGGGCTTTAGTGACTTGGAAACGTTTTCCTTCGATCACGACGTCCCCTATAGTCACGAGAGTTGGCGCGGCCGCACGCGCGCCAACGCGGGTGTCGGCGCGAGCTTGTCGTCTGAAGACGTCGCGCGATTCGACGAGGAATTGGCCGCCTTGCTGCGCGAGCGATTTCCACACGAGCCGCTGATGACGCCGCATCGCGTCTTCACGATCATCGCTCGATCGCACGGTCTCGATCGTGTGGAAACGATACATGACGTCGGTTAG
- a CDS encoding aminotransferase class III-fold pyridoxal phosphate-dependent enzyme — MSRTEQQFEIARQYLAGGVSASTRVNRAIGRPMYIDRAEGCRVWDLDGREYIDLCTSHGAALIGHGNREVMAAVEQAIARGAPCSYENETHALLARELCEAIPCCERVRFTGSGSEATMHCLRLARAFTGRTKLLKFEGNFHGYHDQVMFALSAPAAGPGPVTDPAVAPASTGMVPALAEQLIVVPYNRPDLLEQAFARHGHELAAAICEPIYYNAGCILPTPEFMRALRQLTERHGALLVFDEVLCAFRMGPGGAQEYLKVTPDLCTLGKAVGGGFPLSAFGGRLDIMRRLMPEGDCQHSGTYNGHVVPVAAGLAAVRAYRRPGFYDHINALAGRLYTGFGTLLEKHGIPGRVQGLGARFGIYFGITHEVRDWRDTLAHDRTMMLRFIAAAIEEGVYFHDYGGAACHHGFCSAMTDADVNDALARIDRALARMVREGHVTPAGKSS, encoded by the coding sequence ATGTCTCGCACCGAACAGCAATTCGAAATAGCACGGCAGTATCTGGCCGGCGGAGTCTCGGCCTCGACGCGGGTCAATCGCGCAATCGGCCGGCCAATGTACATCGATCGGGCCGAAGGATGCCGGGTGTGGGACCTGGACGGTCGCGAATATATCGATCTGTGTACCAGCCACGGCGCGGCATTGATCGGTCACGGCAATCGCGAAGTCATGGCGGCGGTGGAGCAAGCGATTGCGCGCGGCGCGCCGTGCTCGTACGAAAACGAAACGCACGCCCTGCTCGCGCGCGAGCTGTGCGAAGCGATTCCTTGCTGCGAGCGAGTACGCTTCACCGGTTCCGGAAGCGAGGCCACGATGCACTGCCTGCGCCTGGCCCGGGCTTTCACGGGACGGACCAAGCTCTTGAAGTTCGAGGGAAACTTTCATGGCTATCACGACCAGGTGATGTTTGCGCTGTCGGCTCCCGCCGCGGGCCCAGGCCCGGTGACTGATCCGGCCGTTGCGCCGGCTTCGACCGGCATGGTGCCGGCGCTGGCCGAGCAATTGATCGTGGTGCCGTACAATCGACCGGACTTGTTGGAACAGGCGTTCGCGCGGCATGGCCATGAATTGGCAGCCGCGATCTGCGAACCGATCTATTATAACGCCGGCTGCATTTTGCCGACGCCCGAGTTCATGCGCGCCCTGCGGCAACTAACCGAAAGGCACGGCGCGCTCTTGGTCTTCGACGAAGTGCTGTGCGCTTTCCGCATGGGGCCTGGCGGCGCTCAGGAGTATTTGAAAGTTACGCCGGACCTTTGCACGCTAGGCAAGGCCGTTGGCGGTGGCTTTCCACTGAGTGCGTTCGGCGGGCGTCTGGACATCATGCGTCGGCTTATGCCCGAGGGGGATTGTCAGCACAGCGGCACCTACAACGGTCACGTGGTGCCAGTCGCGGCAGGATTGGCGGCGGTGCGCGCGTACCGTCGGCCGGGCTTTTACGACCATATCAATGCGCTCGCCGGACGGCTGTATACGGGCTTCGGCACGCTGCTGGAAAAGCACGGGATACCCGGGCGAGTGCAAGGTTTGGGCGCGCGGTTTGGCATCTATTTCGGCATCACGCACGAGGTGCGCGATTGGCGCGACACGCTGGCGCATGATCGAACGATGATGCTGCGATTCATCGCAGCCGCGATCGAGGAAGGCGTTTATTTCCACGATTATGGCGGCGCGGCATGCCATCACGGTTTTTGTTCAGCGATGACCGACGCGGACGTTAATGATGCGTTAGCGAGGATCGATCGCGCGCTCGCGCGGATGGTTCGCGAGGGGCATGTCACTCCCGCCGGAAAGTCCTCGTAA
- a CDS encoding DUF1559 domain-containing protein, translating to MPRPTLRRSAGFTLVELLVVIAIIGLLIGLLLPAVQMAREAARRSQCTNNLKQLGLALQNYLATSGAFPPCSLMPQGQTYQPWSGQARLLPYLEMGNLSALINFTENPEFPSNPAAAATRVAAYLCPDEVKDEQRVTPTLIHYPLNYVFNEGTWFIYDPVTGSVGDGAFMPNQTYRPSDITDGLSNTMAMSEGVAYQANMWDTTNPSTLGVAPPQSVSDLQQYFGGTFDSFGHTEWVEGDIHETGYTTTLTPNTKVPYTNPADGQTYSIDVTSIRDGESATKPTYAAVTARSYHPGLVNVLLLDGSVRSVSDPVDLRVWRAAGTRAGTESSQLP from the coding sequence ATGCCCCGCCCCACGTTGCGCCGTTCGGCCGGTTTCACGCTTGTCGAATTGCTGGTTGTCATTGCCATAATCGGCCTGTTGATTGGGTTGCTGCTGCCGGCGGTGCAAATGGCGCGCGAGGCGGCGCGGCGATCGCAATGCACTAACAACTTGAAGCAACTCGGCCTGGCGCTGCAAAACTACCTGGCAACTTCGGGCGCGTTTCCCCCCTGCTCGTTGATGCCGCAGGGGCAGACGTACCAACCCTGGTCCGGTCAGGCGCGGTTGCTTCCGTATCTGGAAATGGGGAATCTGAGCGCCCTGATCAACTTCACCGAGAATCCCGAGTTTCCCAGTAACCCTGCGGCCGCGGCCACGCGCGTAGCGGCGTATCTGTGCCCTGACGAGGTAAAGGACGAGCAGCGCGTAACGCCGACCTTGATCCACTATCCGCTGAACTATGTGTTCAACGAAGGAACCTGGTTCATCTACGATCCCGTGACGGGCAGCGTCGGGGACGGTGCGTTCATGCCCAACCAGACTTATCGGCCGAGCGATATCACCGATGGGCTGTCGAACACAATGGCCATGTCCGAGGGCGTCGCCTATCAAGCTAATATGTGGGACACAACCAATCCCAGCACGCTCGGCGTGGCCCCGCCGCAATCGGTTTCCGATCTGCAACAATACTTCGGCGGCACCTTCGACAGTTTTGGACATACCGAATGGGTCGAAGGGGACATACATGAGACGGGCTATACGACGACGCTTACCCCCAACACGAAGGTTCCCTATACAAACCCAGCTGACGGCCAGACCTACAGCATCGACGTGACTTCGATTCGCGATGGCGAGTCGGCCACCAAGCCCACTTACGCCGCGGTGACGGCGCGCAGCTACCATCCGGGGCTGGTCAACGTGCTGCTCTTGGACGGTTCGGTGCGCAGCGTCAGCGATCCCGTGGATTTGCGGGTCTGGCGTGCGGCAGGCACGCGTGCGGGAACCGAATCGAGCCAACTCCCCTAA
- a CDS encoding NADPH:quinone oxidoreductase family protein, with protein MKAVRCNAWCKPADLVIEDISRPEPAAGQVLIKVQTAALNFPDVLMIQGLYQVKPPLPFTPGFEFSGTVESAGLGVSGFAPGARVLAQCDLGAFAEYALAPVHSVQPVPAGLNDDEAAAFPLVYQTSYFGLIYRGQLARGESVLVHSAAGGVGLAAVQIARAFGAGKIIGTVGSDDKRAAVLAAGADVVVNYETENFVDAVKEATGGRGADVIYDPVGGDVSEQSTRCVAFEGRIVIIGFTSGKFPTFKGNHLLVKNYSVVGLHWGFYRQMNPAKIEQGWHDLMNLFGTGKLKPVIAARYPMAQVAEAMNHLTSRRAIGKIVLHW; from the coding sequence ATGAAAGCTGTCCGCTGCAATGCCTGGTGCAAGCCGGCTGATCTAGTGATCGAGGACATTTCACGGCCAGAACCGGCGGCGGGCCAGGTCCTGATCAAAGTGCAGACCGCGGCTCTGAATTTCCCGGACGTCCTGATGATTCAGGGCCTGTATCAGGTCAAGCCGCCGCTGCCATTCACGCCCGGATTCGAATTCTCAGGCACAGTCGAAAGCGCAGGACTCGGCGTCTCGGGTTTTGCTCCCGGGGCACGCGTGCTAGCGCAGTGTGATCTGGGGGCCTTCGCCGAGTACGCTCTGGCGCCTGTGCATTCTGTCCAGCCCGTGCCCGCCGGACTGAACGATGACGAGGCAGCGGCGTTTCCGCTTGTGTATCAGACGTCGTACTTCGGATTGATCTACCGCGGCCAGCTAGCGCGCGGCGAATCGGTGCTCGTGCATTCGGCGGCCGGAGGTGTCGGCCTGGCCGCAGTGCAGATCGCGCGGGCGTTCGGCGCCGGCAAGATCATCGGCACCGTCGGTTCGGATGACAAGCGCGCCGCCGTGCTGGCCGCGGGCGCCGATGTGGTCGTGAACTACGAGACCGAGAACTTTGTCGACGCCGTCAAGGAAGCGACCGGCGGGCGCGGCGCGGACGTGATTTACGATCCCGTGGGCGGCGATGTCTCGGAGCAAAGCACGCGCTGCGTCGCCTTCGAAGGGCGGATCGTGATCATCGGCTTTACCAGCGGCAAGTTTCCCACGTTCAAGGGGAATCACTTGCTGGTGAAGAATTATAGTGTTGTTGGCCTGCACTGGGGCTTTTACCGGCAGATGAACCCCGCCAAGATCGAGCAAGGCTGGCACGACCTGATGAACCTTTTCGGCACCGGCAAACTCAAACCGGTTATCGCGGCGCGCTATCCGATGGCGCAAGTCGCCGAGGCCATGAATCATCTGACGTCGCGTCGCGCGATCGGCAAGATCGTGCTGCATTGGTAG
- a CDS encoding M81 family metallopeptidase, with protein sequence MRIAIGQLWQETNTFNPLPTTRHDFEQFGVVHGQQIVEQFHDTNELGGFIQSLRTWPERPDIVGLVRLPAWPSGRATAETFRWLRDEMVTALQAALPVDGVLLALHGAMVADEHPDVEGEILTAVREVLGSQTPVVASLDLHANVTERMVRAADALVLFHTAPHIDVFETGQRATRLLRRILIDGARPTAAWQKIPAVVPAERANTEDPASVSHALKARLIDLENQPGVLTAGLATVQPWLDIPELGTVAIVVTDDDATHAAEACRQLSDEFWTRRSDYLPTLVPLADAVERAYRNTAGLTVLSDSADATTSGAVGDSTWLLSELLKYDWPRPALVTLVSPEVVAEAERLGEGAEFHGTVGGVRDTRFSQPLPLTAQVERLFDTQFLLSGHLARNLPVDMGRSVVLRTGNVHIVVTSRNGPHFAPQLFQAADIDPFKAQVLVAKSPCGFRAAYASRAREIMVVAAPGCAPSEFWKYDYAQIPRPLWPWDQIESWRSTPEVIRAMPLSN encoded by the coding sequence ATGCGCATCGCCATCGGCCAACTTTGGCAAGAAACCAATACGTTCAATCCGCTGCCAACGACGCGGCACGATTTCGAGCAATTCGGCGTCGTCCATGGCCAGCAGATCGTCGAGCAATTTCACGATACCAACGAGCTGGGGGGATTCATCCAGTCGTTGCGGACTTGGCCCGAGCGGCCGGACATCGTCGGCCTGGTGCGATTACCGGCCTGGCCGAGTGGGCGGGCCACGGCGGAGACGTTTCGTTGGCTGCGCGACGAGATGGTCACCGCATTGCAGGCGGCGCTGCCGGTGGATGGTGTGTTGCTGGCTCTGCATGGTGCGATGGTTGCCGATGAACATCCGGATGTCGAAGGAGAAATTCTCACGGCAGTGCGCGAGGTTTTGGGGAGCCAGACGCCGGTCGTGGCGTCGTTAGACCTGCATGCCAACGTGACCGAGCGGATGGTTCGTGCGGCCGACGCCCTGGTTCTGTTTCACACGGCGCCACATATCGACGTTTTCGAGACCGGCCAGCGCGCCACACGACTGCTGCGGCGAATTCTGATCGATGGAGCGCGCCCAACCGCGGCCTGGCAGAAGATTCCCGCCGTGGTGCCGGCCGAACGGGCGAATACCGAGGATCCGGCGAGCGTGAGCCATGCCCTCAAGGCACGCTTAATTGACTTGGAAAATCAGCCCGGCGTGCTCACCGCTGGACTGGCCACGGTGCAACCCTGGCTTGATATCCCAGAACTGGGAACCGTGGCCATCGTCGTCACGGATGACGATGCGACACATGCTGCCGAAGCATGCCGACAACTCAGCGATGAGTTCTGGACGCGGCGCAGCGATTACCTCCCAACTTTGGTTCCTCTCGCCGACGCGGTAGAGCGCGCTTATCGAAACACTGCTGGCTTGACCGTGCTGTCGGATTCAGCCGACGCCACCACGAGCGGTGCCGTGGGGGACAGCACATGGCTATTAAGCGAGCTCTTAAAATATGACTGGCCGCGGCCGGCGCTCGTCACCCTTGTGTCGCCGGAAGTCGTCGCTGAAGCGGAGCGGCTGGGCGAGGGTGCCGAGTTCCACGGGACAGTGGGAGGCGTGCGCGACACTCGCTTCTCGCAACCGCTACCGCTCACGGCGCAAGTCGAGCGATTGTTCGACACGCAGTTCCTCTTGTCGGGCCACCTAGCGCGGAATCTGCCGGTCGACATGGGGCGCTCGGTGGTTTTGCGCACCGGCAACGTCCATATCGTTGTGACCAGCCGCAACGGGCCGCACTTCGCGCCGCAACTGTTCCAGGCCGCCGACATCGACCCGTTCAAGGCTCAAGTCTTGGTAGCGAAAAGCCCATGCGGATTTCGGGCGGCATACGCGTCCCGGGCGCGCGAAATCATGGTGGTTGCCGCGCCCGGCTGCGCTCCGTCCGAGTTCTGGAAGTACGACTATGCGCAGATTCCCCGCCCGCTATGGCCGTGGGATCAGATCGAGTCATGGCGGTCCACACCGGAGGTGATTCGCGCGATGCCGCTCAGCAATTGA